A region of Myxococcus stipitatus DSM 14675 DNA encodes the following proteins:
- a CDS encoding FIST signal transduction protein, whose translation MAQVKMQTARTTLQEPAAAAEDLLRQLGPTPPVLVTMFASRERDQYALNRAVRERLPKGTRLVGATTAGELDNTGIHEGSVVMAALTGDLEVGLGLGTGLSVDAINAGQMAIKRACEELGVRQQDLDSRRCVGLVIDDGFRYKKEELLLGILEKNQTLVLVGGGASDHNRDPARQSALVHVDGEVATDAVLVALFRTNAPWAALRSHWYVPTGERLTITKVDDSHTRALEIDGRPAAKRYAEILGVDVPDLEFGTPQGFAVRPTALRVGREYFIRAAWRPNEDGSILFANLLEEGTELELMRLGDMAGMTRGFFTDELPRRVQNPQAALLFHCGGRMWYAHATNTVSQLAETLKAAPTAAGMNVHFEIYSGFHINTTLTTLVFGAN comes from the coding sequence ATGGCCCAAGTGAAGATGCAGACGGCTCGCACCACGCTCCAGGAGCCGGCTGCGGCCGCGGAGGACCTGCTTCGCCAACTGGGCCCCACCCCTCCCGTGCTGGTGACGATGTTCGCCTCACGGGAGCGCGACCAGTACGCGCTCAACCGCGCCGTGCGCGAGCGGCTGCCCAAGGGTACCCGGCTGGTGGGCGCGACGACGGCGGGCGAGCTGGACAACACCGGCATCCACGAGGGCAGCGTGGTGATGGCCGCGCTCACCGGCGACCTGGAGGTCGGCCTGGGCCTGGGCACCGGGCTGTCCGTGGACGCCATCAACGCGGGGCAGATGGCCATCAAGCGCGCGTGCGAGGAGCTGGGCGTGCGTCAGCAGGACCTGGACTCGCGCCGCTGCGTGGGCCTCGTCATCGACGATGGCTTCCGCTACAAGAAAGAGGAGCTGCTGCTGGGCATCCTCGAGAAGAACCAGACGCTGGTGCTCGTGGGCGGCGGCGCCAGCGACCACAACCGGGACCCGGCGCGCCAGTCCGCGCTGGTGCACGTGGACGGAGAGGTGGCCACCGACGCGGTGCTGGTGGCGCTGTTCCGCACCAACGCGCCCTGGGCCGCGCTGCGCTCGCACTGGTACGTGCCCACCGGGGAGCGGCTCACCATCACCAAGGTGGATGACAGCCACACGCGCGCGCTGGAGATCGACGGTCGGCCCGCCGCCAAGCGCTACGCGGAGATCCTGGGCGTGGACGTGCCGGACCTGGAGTTCGGCACGCCACAGGGCTTCGCGGTGCGCCCCACCGCGCTGCGCGTGGGCCGCGAGTACTTCATCCGCGCCGCGTGGCGGCCCAATGAGGACGGCTCCATCCTCTTCGCCAACCTGCTGGAGGAGGGCACGGAGCTGGAGCTGATGCGGCTGGGCGACATGGCCGGCATGACGCGCGGCTTCTTCACGGACGAGCTGCCCCGGCGCGTCCAGAACCCGCAGGCCGCGCTCCTGTTCCACTGCGGCGGGCGCATGTGGTACGCGCACGCGACGAACACGGTGTCCCAGCTCGCGGAGACCCTGAAGGCCGCGCCCACCGCCGCGGGGATGAACGTGCACTTCGAGATTTATTCAGGGTTCCACATCAACACCACGCTCACCACGCTGGTGTTCGGGGCGAACTGA
- a CDS encoding cytochrome c3 family protein translates to MGGLGAPWSQRAACTPRSLGCPTARRALLTVALAALLSACGGPEDAGSPGDDALATADPAHLDVEAARRPVSPKPIGLALEVDNGEGKPLSVRAGSTFYINQIDLRASVRSTFDTGMWALRTTSDFAGVGWVGLRPVDEEPVLLGGPGRYTRRRFYRGAAWMDLPSFFIVEPVDSRGVLTGPPVVLNIGAEHQRRTTDDFFVRRLRAIQTAYDCTTPRDCNSARDYEEEALLEVRNAYQHAQKRTFSLSPRTTSLRLRWSLRPFAPYSIPVQQVSAPEFAYGFGIDVEARTPPRQDGTYAPGSEITFQVTLRDGEGKRLHPQGSLPSYNDVVRGFNAAGIQYYRAFFDATTTYYRRKHRERMLMTQIIGPAQNIQPIRSVIDLEAFLDPKVNEQTVATEKEDGVYSQFSILPYANIVFRGAFFPEEGLWDRPNTDTWQYKVPANATPGTYLVTVKGRRVYLGEDLPASRTIEIQVGTKQRTEAKLTTGPCNTCHSQGGELSQVLHGNDNRAACAGCHTPLGFELEGPIFVRTHFVHSRSNRFGAPLEKCASCHLTKESIQRTSQAACLSCHKSYPDSHVAKFGPIESMYVGGGRESFKQCTDSCHTRHPKSGL, encoded by the coding sequence ATGGGCGGACTTGGAGCCCCCTGGTCTCAGCGCGCAGCGTGTACCCCCCGCTCGCTCGGCTGCCCGACGGCCCGTCGGGCCTTGCTCACCGTCGCGCTGGCCGCGTTGCTGTCGGCGTGCGGGGGGCCGGAGGACGCCGGCTCACCCGGCGACGACGCCCTGGCCACGGCGGACCCGGCGCACCTGGACGTGGAAGCAGCGCGCCGCCCCGTGTCGCCCAAGCCCATTGGACTGGCCCTGGAGGTCGACAACGGCGAGGGCAAGCCGCTGAGCGTGCGGGCGGGCTCCACCTTCTACATCAACCAGATTGATCTCCGCGCGTCGGTGCGGTCCACGTTCGACACCGGCATGTGGGCCCTGCGCACGACCAGCGACTTCGCGGGCGTGGGCTGGGTGGGGCTGCGTCCCGTGGACGAGGAGCCCGTGCTGCTGGGCGGCCCCGGCCGCTACACGCGCCGGCGCTTCTACCGGGGCGCCGCCTGGATGGACCTCCCCAGCTTCTTCATCGTGGAGCCGGTGGACTCGCGCGGGGTGCTCACCGGCCCCCCCGTGGTGCTGAACATCGGCGCCGAGCACCAGCGCCGCACCACCGACGACTTCTTCGTGCGCCGCCTGCGCGCCATCCAGACGGCGTACGACTGCACCACGCCCCGCGACTGCAACAGCGCCCGGGACTACGAGGAGGAGGCCCTGCTGGAGGTGCGCAACGCGTACCAGCATGCGCAGAAGCGCACGTTCAGCCTGAGCCCGCGCACCACCTCCCTGCGCCTGCGCTGGAGCCTGCGCCCCTTCGCGCCCTACTCCATCCCCGTGCAGCAGGTGAGCGCCCCCGAGTTCGCCTACGGCTTCGGCATCGACGTGGAGGCCCGCACCCCACCCCGCCAGGATGGCACCTACGCCCCTGGGTCAGAAATCACCTTCCAAGTCACGCTTCGCGATGGGGAAGGCAAAAGGCTCCATCCCCAGGGAAGTCTACCGTCCTACAATGACGTCGTCCGAGGCTTCAACGCGGCGGGCATTCAGTACTATCGGGCCTTCTTCGATGCGACGACGACGTACTACCGCCGCAAGCACCGGGAGCGGATGTTGATGACCCAAATCATTGGGCCCGCACAGAACATCCAACCCATCCGCTCCGTCATCGACCTGGAAGCGTTCCTGGACCCGAAGGTCAACGAGCAGACCGTGGCGACGGAGAAGGAGGACGGGGTGTACTCCCAGTTCTCCATCCTGCCCTACGCCAACATCGTCTTCCGCGGCGCCTTCTTCCCCGAAGAGGGCTTGTGGGACCGGCCCAACACGGACACGTGGCAGTACAAGGTTCCCGCCAACGCCACGCCGGGCACGTACCTGGTGACGGTGAAGGGCCGCCGCGTGTACCTGGGCGAGGACCTGCCGGCCTCGCGCACCATCGAAATCCAGGTGGGCACCAAGCAGCGCACGGAGGCCAAGCTCACCACGGGCCCGTGCAACACGTGCCACAGCCAGGGCGGGGAGCTGTCCCAGGTGCTGCATGGCAACGACAACCGCGCCGCGTGCGCCGGCTGCCACACGCCGCTGGGCTTCGAGCTGGAAGGCCCCATCTTCGTGCGCACGCACTTCGTGCACTCGCGCTCCAACCGCTTTGGCGCGCCGCTGGAGAAGTGCGCGTCCTGTCACCTCACGAAGGAAAGCATCCAGCGCACCAGCCAGGCCGCGTGCCTGTCGTGCCACAAGAGCTATCCGGACAGCCACGTCGCGAAGTTCGGCCCCATCGAAAGCATGTACGTCGGCGGAGGACGAGAGTCCTTCAAGCAGTGCACCGACTCGTGTCACACCCGGCACCCGAAGAGCGGCCTCTAA